A single window of Bacteroidota bacterium DNA harbors:
- a CDS encoding SDR family oxidoreductase: MSAIKTAFITGATAGFGKAIAEKFAAEKWNVIISGRRKTRLEMLERQLKEKYSIDVLSLAFDVRNNEEVKKTVASLSGKWKNVDLLVNNAGLAAGLSPVQEGSPDDWEQMIDTNVKGLLYVTRSIAPLMIERKCGHIINIGSIAGKEVYANGNVYCATKHAVDALTKAMRVDMVHHNIRVSQIAPGMAETEFSLVRFKGDEEKAKTVYKGFEALSAEDIADTTWWIASRPAHVNINDIVIMPAAQANSTTLVRKSS, from the coding sequence ATGTCAGCAATAAAAACAGCATTCATTACCGGTGCAACAGCCGGATTCGGAAAAGCGATAGCAGAAAAATTTGCTGCGGAGAAATGGAATGTGATCATTTCCGGCAGAAGGAAAACGCGTCTCGAAATGCTGGAGCGACAACTGAAAGAAAAATATTCCATTGATGTTCTGTCACTCGCATTCGATGTACGCAATAACGAAGAAGTAAAAAAAACAGTTGCATCGCTCAGCGGAAAATGGAAGAACGTAGATCTTCTTGTCAATAATGCCGGGCTTGCAGCAGGATTATCTCCCGTGCAGGAAGGATCGCCCGACGACTGGGAACAGATGATCGATACCAATGTGAAAGGACTTTTGTACGTGACGCGCAGCATTGCACCGCTGATGATCGAACGGAAATGCGGACACATCATCAACATCGGTTCCATTGCCGGGAAAGAAGTTTATGCCAATGGAAATGTGTACTGCGCAACTAAACATGCCGTTGATGCATTGACAAAAGCAATGCGCGTGGATATGGTTCATCACAACATCCGTGTTTCGCAGATCGCGCCGGGAATGGCGGAAACAGAATTCTCACTTGTGCGTTTTAAAGGCGATGAAGAAAAAGCGAAAACAGTTTACAAAGGATTCGAAGCGCTGAGTGCGGAAGATATTGCGGATACAACATGGTGGATCGCGAGTCGCCCTGCTCATGTAAATATCAATGACATTGTGATCATGCCCGCAGCGCAGGCGAATTCAACTACATTGGTCAGAAAGTCATCCTGA